One region of Chanodichthys erythropterus isolate Z2021 chromosome 24, ASM2448905v1, whole genome shotgun sequence genomic DNA includes:
- the si:ch211-256a21.4 gene encoding uncharacterized protein si:ch211-256a21.4, producing the protein MQGPELVDSRSRFRFIESCLGLMGCLCISYAIWTPHWLDDRGLWFSGNETGPEDRLNTEDIVKALEAERVFAVVAFLMCVSSGVLCLMFALCWTSQTVRSYSNTRSLLMAGQALDPTTLLLFTLVPTGFFFFLSWALFTHQHICEIRDDITRLGLSYWMGVVGWALLLAVLPIVFLAEKCVVPDILPELIKSADMWWKAPEVAHARSFSEGCHRSQHKSHPDFRRYMSMP; encoded by the exons ATGCAAGGACCAGAACTGGTTGACTCGAGGAGTCGTTTTCGATTTATTGAATCATGTCTTGGCTTGATGGGCTGTTTGTGTATCAGCTATGCGATCTGGACACCTCATTGGCTGGATGACAGGGGTCTGTGGTTCTCAGGGAATGAGACCGGACCGGAGGACAGATTGAACACCGAAGACATTGTTAAAG CTCTGGAGGCTGAGAGAGTGTTTGCAGTGGTTGCTTTCCTAATGTGTGTGAGCTCTGGAGTGCTGTGCCTCATGTTCGCCCTCTGCTGGACGTCTCAAACGGTGCGTTCCTATTCGAACACTCGCTCACTGCTGATGGCAGGCCAGGCGCTTGACCCGACCACCCTGCTTCTGTTCACACTAGTACCTACAG gatttttcttttttctcagcTGGGCACTTTTCACCCATCAACATATTTGTGAGATCAGGGATGACATCACTCGACTTGGGCTTTCCTATTGGATGGGAGTGGTGGGCTGGGCTTTGCTATTGGCTGTGCTGCCTATAGTCTTCCTGGCGGAGAAGTGTGTAGTTCCCGATATCCTGCCGGAGCTGATAAAGTCCGCTGATATGTGGTGGAAGGCCCCGGAGGTTGCACACGCACGATCGTTTAGTGAGGGTTGCCATCGTTCACAGCACAAGTCTCATCCAGACTTCAGGAGGTACATGTCAATGCCTTGA